Below is a genomic region from Trichoderma asperellum chromosome 2, complete sequence.
AGGGAGATGGCTTTGAGATCAGTGTCAACGGTAATATGATTTAAGCTACATAAATCAAGCTTCGATCCTTTTTGatgactttttctttgtctttaaCGATTGAATGATTATGACCTGTTTCCTTTATTTGTTCTCTTTATCAAATCTCTCCCTTCTCAATCTTCTTGATTTGTATTCTTCTCTCGCGTGTAGCAAAGCACACTCAAGTTGCCTACGCTCATGCTgccccttttctccttctttgacttctcttcttgcatAAGACAAAAATCcggtgtgtgtgtgtgtgtgtgtgtgtgcgagCGTGGATTCGCAGCGAAGGATTTGATATCCATTTTGTTTCTGTTTGAGGGTTTAAGATTGATGATACCTAGTTTATATGTTAGAAACCTTCCTTCAAGGGATTATGATGACGtggaaacaaaaaataatttcttgCTGTTGGtttggagattttttttttttttttttttttgctagtGGTAGCtggtttatataaaatgcggaaataaaagaaagaaaagtagcATGAATTCTGGTGCACTTTTGATGTGTATTGTGAACATTGtcataaatttatttatttttggtGGCTGTAAATGGTATAGTTAAACGCGGTATTTGTAGGTTTGCGTGAATAAATGATGCTGGAAGAATTGATAGACCTTTGTGATTAGGATACTATTCTGATGACAGGCGGTATGTGAGAAACAGTATATCAGAGCAATAATTAGAGTATCATATGTTATATATCGAATACATGACATAGGGTCTGGTAAGCTCTTGGAATTGAAACTGATGGGTAAGAAGCTTTATTCAAAAAGATCTAGGGTATGTGCTCTTCTATACATTTCcttcaagaagctctctTCACCGGTATAAACTCAATAGCAAACGCTCTCCTCATTATAACGGCCATCTCTACGTTTTTacttttgtatttttagaTAGAgcatagtaaatatatatatagtacttTTACACTATCTTACATCTATTCCAACCGGCCCACCTCTCATACGATACTTTCCCAAATTATATCGCATGTGAGGCAGGGCTTGCCGGCCAtatctcttttgtttttggtAATGACATATATACGTAAAATTTCgctccccctcctctttgcttcttttatcCTTTGGATTTTTGTTTCCGTCGTctttcagcctcagcctcaacctcccctcccctccctctcAGCCCCCCTCTCTTTTCAAGGAGATGTTTCTGACATGAACTCGGGGCGCGCTACGCCAGACCTCTGGTGCACCTTCTCCCAATCAATCAGGTTCCACCAAGACTCGACAAAAGCAGCCTTTCCACCGTTACCACCAGCTCCAACGCCCCAgtccagcagccaagcatGCTCCCAAGTGTTGAGACACAGCAGCGGCTCCAGCTCAATACCTCCAGGGGGCAAATCGCCAACTCTCCGCCTGGCACCGAGCGCCTGGTTGCTGTAGTACTGTCTCGCGGAGCCCTCGTTTCCAACAGTGTTCATGTCCGTGGACTGGACCCTCCAGTGGGCGCCCGGGTAGGGCGATCCGGCGAGGTACGTGGGCAACAGGCGGTAGTCGCCGGGGCCAGCCTTGACGAGCCACAGGAAGCCAGGGCCGAACATGGCGGAGGCGGTGGCGACGAACTCGCGGCGCAGGGTGTcgatggaggagaaggaggcctCGAGCTCGCGGCGAAGGTCCTCGGGCATGGGCGTGCCGTTGGGGGCGATgccctggaagaagaagtggttGTTGTGGGCCATGGAGGCGTagttgaagatggcggctTGGTTGGGTTCGCGGGCGGTCATGAGGAGGATGGTTTTCATGTCGCGGTCTTCGAGGTCGGTGCCTGATATGCAAagttagcaaaaaaaaaaaaaaaaaagtcctgCGGCATCGTTCGAGGAGAAGATTTACTCACCAGCAACCATGGCATTGAGCTTGTCCAGCATCAGCGTCATGTAGTCTGTCCACGCAATGGCGAAGCCACCGGCGCTCATCAGGTTGGGCACGCCCTGGGAGTAGTCGTGAGGCAGCGCCGGCACCGAATGCAGACTCCTCCGGGCAGCATTGAAGCCGGCGCTTAAGCTGGGGTTGAAGCTGGTGGTGGCTGCGGCCGATGCGCGCAGGCCCAGGCCCAATGCCTGCTTGGGCGTCCGTAGCAGCCGCGTGCGGAACATGGTGGGCTGtgctgtgtgtgtgtgtgtgaaagaagagaagaagaagccgaggaATTGGGGGGGAGAGGGCCAAGATCCTGGGCAAGATGGTGGTTTGCTATACTGGTCGTGATACTCGAACTTTTTCCCGCCAACGCTGGTTGATTGGATTGCCCCACCACTAGTGAGAGAACTGAGCAGAGCACCAGCCTCACGGCGCCGAGCCACAGGCTGGGACAGGCACGGGGCGGGTGGCTGGTGGGCTCGTATAGAATTAGGGACGGAAAAAGGGTTCGGCCGGGGGCAGCCTGACAAGCAGCAAGTCGAAATCGAAGCGTCATCCGAATCCCCGCCGCTGCCTGTGTCAAGCTGTCAATGTACCCGGTACGTAGCGCAGGCGCCGTCGTCGCACCTTGTCCCGTACGAGGGGCCCAAGTCTCAGGTACCCC
It encodes:
- a CDS encoding mitochondrial 37S ribosomal protein mS42 (BUSCO:EOG092D3MS3), with the translated sequence MFRTRLLRTPKQALGLGLRASAAATTSFNPSLSAGFNAARRSLHSVPALPHDYSQGVPNLMSAGGFAIAWTDYMTLMLDKLNAMVAGTDLEDRDMKTILLMTAREPNQAAIFNYASMAHNNHFFFQGIAPNGTPMPEDLRRELEASFSSIDTLRREFVATASAMFGPGFLWLVKAGPGDYRLLPTYLAGSPYPGAHWRVQSTDMNTVGNEGSARQYYSNQALGARRRVGDLPPGGIELEPLLCLNTWEHAWLLDWGVGAGGNGGKAAFVESWWNLIDWEKVHQRSGVARPEFMSETSP